One Argiope bruennichi chromosome 5, qqArgBrue1.1, whole genome shotgun sequence DNA segment encodes these proteins:
- the LOC129969106 gene encoding zinc finger protein 431-like gives MTDNLQDIYTLQIRRHGNPNSASPYCEACKNGYLHVNSLQVRQFTQTGKLPGVCKSCNMAFLKICRVQIRHLTQSEHQPHVCPKCKKSFTHAGNYKKHMLLHEKEAENPGGLNGLKSNHPKPPFKCQKCDRNFLKYGSFIKHCINHDMKHVCEICEKVFNTKQLLKGHMYSHKIEQHCYVCKLCKITFNVPGQLEEHLMKHEKQKAKSAQELDMEQVEKPESLQIPDNEFQVPKAVCEQIIKTESERIPNIESEHVPNMESEHVPNMESEHAPNMESEHAPNMESEQVAETESVQVEEQDSEDSDKFKHYCSVCQKGFINLGALKNHFTLHTGNLRYECKKCNRKFLHAFNLKKHSKTHLKYRFCCQVCNKVFRGTKQFKAHSLTHKRKKEVPGK, from the coding sequence ATGACTGATAATCTGCAGGATATTTATACTCTTCAAATTAGACGACATGGAAACCCAAACAGTGCATCACCATATTGTGAAGCATGTAAAAATGGTTATCTCCATGTTAACAGTTTACAAGTCCGTCAATTTACACAAACTGGTAAATTGCCAGGTGTTTGTAAATCTTGCAACATGGCCTTTTTAAAGATATGTAGGGTACAAATACGACATTTGACTCAGAGTGAACATCAGCCCCATGTTTGTCCtaaatgtaaaaaatcatttacacATGCTGGAAATTACAAGAAACACATGCTTTTACATGAAAAAGAAGCTGAAAATCCAGGGGGTTTAAATGGACTTAAATCAAATCATCCTAAGCCTCCTTTCAAATGTcaaaaatgtgatagaaatttcCTGAAATATGGAAGTTTTATCAAACATTGCATTAATCATGATATGAAACATGTCTGTGAAATATGTGAAAAggtttttaatacaaaacaacTTTTGAAAGGTCACATGTATTCACATAAGATAGAGCAACACTGTTATgtatgtaaattatgtaaaatcaCTTTTAATGTTCCTGGCCAACTTGAAGAACATTTAATGAAACATGAAAAACAGAAAGCCAAAAGTGCCCAAGAATTAGATATGGAACAAGTTGAAAAACCTGAGTCTTTGCAGATTCCAGATAATGAATTCCAGGTTCCAAAAGCAGTTTGTGAACAGATTATTAAAACTGAGTCAGAACGTATTCCCAATATAGAATCGGAACATGTTCCTAATATGGAATCAGAACATGTTCCTAATATGGAATCGGAACATGCTCCTAATATGGAATCGGAACATGCTCCTAATATGGAATCGGAACAGGTTGCAGAAACAGAATCAGTGCAAGTCGAAGAACAAGACTCAGAAGATAGTGACAAATTCAAGCATTATTGCTCTGTTTGTCAAAAGGGCTTTATTAATTTGGGAGCTCTAAAAAATCACTTTACTTTACACACCGGTAATTTGCGTTATGAATGTAAGAAGTGCAATAGAAAATTTCTgcatgcttttaatttaaaaaaacattcaaagacTCATTTAAAATATCGTTTCTGTTGTCAGGTATGCAATAAGGTTTTTAGAGGTACCAAACAGTTTAAAGCTCATTCTTTAACCCACAAACGGAAAAAGGAAGTCCCAGGTAAATAA